DNA from Desulfovibrio sp.:
AATCATCTGCACCAACGACCACGCCAAGGCCATGCGCTTTCTGCGCGAGGCCGACGCCTCCATGGTGGCCGTCAATGCGTCCAGCCGCTTCAACGATGGCGGCCAGCTGGGCCTTGGGGCGGAAATCGGCATCTCCACCTCCAAGCTGCACGCATACGGGGCCATGGGGGTGGAAGAACTGACCACCACCAAGTTTGTGGTGCTTGGCCAGGGGCAGGTGCGGCAGTAGTGACGGCGAACCTCGGCTCACACGAGACGGCGGCCGGTTCGGGTTCCGATGGTTCGGGTTCCGGCGCGGCGGCTCCCCATGCCACAGTTTCCGGCGGGGCGGTTTCCCGCGTGGGGGCAGGCCCGCGCGGCCGGGCCATTTTGGGCGGCAGCTTCAATCCCCCGCATGTGGGGCATCTGCGTCTGGCCATTGAGGCCGCCGAAGCCCTGACCCCCCTGGTGACCGGCGTGGATCTCGTGCCCTGCGCCGTGCCGCCGCACAAAACCATGACAGGCATGCTGCCCTTTGATCTGCGCGCCCGCATGGTTGAAGCCAGCATCACCGACCTGCCCTTTCTGCGTTGCAACAGGCTTGAAGGGCAACGGCAGGGGCCATCCTATACATGGGACACGTTGTTGGCCTATCGTGAGGTCGAGCCGCAAACAGAACTGTATTTCATCCTGGGCAGCCCGGACTTTGCCCTGCTGCCCACCTGGCACAGGGGGCTGGAACTGCCGGGCCTGTGCAACTTTGTTGTGGTGCCGCGCGACGGGCAGGCCGCGCGGGACGTGATCGCCACGGCGCAGCGGCTGTGGCCCGAAGCCCGCGAGCGCGCCCCCCTTGTGGGCGACGGCCCCTGTATGGGCCTGCCCGGCGGCGGGCTGGCGCATTTTCTGCCCTTGCCCTGGCTGGACGTGAGCGCGTCGCGCCTGCGCAGCTTGTGGCTGGCAGGCCGGAGGGTGGATTTTCTGCTGCCTCGGGCGGCTTTTGAAATTCTGAAGCAGAGCGAGAAAACCGTACAGGCACACTGGCGACAGACGGAGCCGACATGCTGACAACCGCGCCCAAGGACATACGCGAAAATGTGGCAAGAGCCCTAGGGTATCTGCGCAAGGATGAGGTGGAGCGTTCGCTCCTGGTCATGTGCGAGGCTCTGCGGCGCATGGCCGAGGTCAAGATGCTGCGCTCGGCCCGGACGGAACTGGACAGCCAGGTCAATGATTTTCTGTCCACGCTGGTGCACCATCCGTGCATGCAGCCACTGCTGGACCCGGCCCGGACGGGCAATCCCAAAAACATTCCCTTTCAACAGGGCAAGGAAGCGGCACTGGCCACAGTGATGGACGGCCTTGCCAAGATTCTGCAAAAAGAATCCGAAAATTGCGTTCAGGCAGAAGCCACAGCCCGTAGGGCAAGAAAAAAACATCTCATTGATACCGGCCTGCAATTTATACGCGAAGGGCAGACCGCCAAGGGGCGCGCCTTTCTCAAGCGTGTGATTGAAGAATTCCGTCAGGAAGACGGCATCCGCGTTCAGGTGGCCCAGATTTTTGCCGCCGCAGGTCTGCATCAGGAAGCCGCCGAAACATATGAAGAAGCCATTGCCAAACAACAGCGCGACCCTGCCGCCTATACTGGTGCGGTAGCCTCCTGGATGGAACTGCTCGAATATGAAAAGGCCGAGGCCGTCTACAGGGCGGTACTGCGAACCTTTGGCGGGCACCCTTCCACCTATGGCAAGATGGCGAAGCTGTATCTCGTCTGGCACAAGCGCCAGAAGGCAGAAGAAATGGCCCTGCGCGCACTGCACGATGACCCGGAACAGGCGGACGCTCTGGAAGTGATGACCGCGCTGGAACGCAGGTAGTCCACTATAACGCCTGGCCATTGCCATTCAAAAAAAGATGCGCTATAGACAGCCTTCCGGTCGCGGGCGCAACGCCCTGACCTGCGGAGAGGTAGCGAAGCTGGCCGTAACGCGCTCGACTCGAAATCGAGTTGTCCCTTAATCGGGGCACGTGGGTTCGAATCCCACCCTCTCCGCCATTTTTATGTTTCTTACAGTCCAATAAAGTCCGGAAAGCAAGCAATAAAGCAGCTTTCCGGACTTTTTCTTTCCAGCGACGTCCAGCGAATATATACACAATCCATCTTGTGCGGGTATATAACCGGGGTAGATAAAAACTTGCAAAAATTTTATATACCCAAGGAAAGAAACCCTGAAAAAAGGATGGAATATGAAGACGATAACGCCATCTACCCGAAGATCTACCCCGATTGTTTCGCACACATTTTTAACCAACCTGAAGGCGACTGGCGAGGTGCAAAGAGTGCCGGTTGGCGAGTCGCTTTACCTCCAGATCTCCGCCAAAGGCAAAAAGACCTGGTACCTCAGATACGACACCCTCACTCCTGACGGAAAGCGCAAACAGAATATTGTCAGCCTGGGCCAGTTTCCCAAAATGGGGATCAAAGAAGCTCGAGCCGAAGCTGAATCAAGAAGAGACCTGTCGAAAGAAGAAAACGCGAACCTGGTACAAGTGCGCAAAGAAGAGCTCATCAGAAAAGCCCAGGCCAGCGTCGTCCACACCTTTCAAAATGTGGCCGAGTCCTGGCTCAATTTGAAAATGGCGGAATGGGAAGGACGTTCGGGCAAGCAAAACCGGGGACGCCTTGCCGCCAACGTCTATCCCGTCATTGGCGATCTATCGATTGACAAAATTACGGTCAATGACATCGAGCACGCACTGAAACACGTTATTTCACGAGGCTCGCTTGAAGTTGCCCGGCGTGTGCATACTTTGATCGTCAGCGTTTTCAAATACGCTCTGGCTAAAGGCTTAATCCAGAATCCGGATATCATCGTCAGGCTGAGCTGGTACAAAGAGCAAATGCCCAAACGGAAGAAAAAGAGCCTGTATTCTGAAGAGCTTGGCCCGGAAGATGTTGGCCAACTGCTGCGAAGCTTAGAGGAACACAGAACCCGTTGGACCATTCCCGTTGCCACGGCCATGCAACTGGCCCCCTATTGCGCAGTACGCCCCTCCGAACTCCTGGAAGCGAAATGGAGCGAGTTCAACCTTGATGCGGCAGAATGGGTTATCCCGGCTGAACGCATGAAAAAGGGCCTGCCTCATCTTGTGCCGCTGCCGCGCCAGGCTGTTGCACTTTTCAAAAAAATGTACGCGTTTTCCGGCCAACAAGAGCTGGTGTTTCCGTCCACCTCTACCAAAGGCAAGGGCAAAGCCGTCAGCAGCATGGCCCTGATTCAGGCTTTTAGGAAAATGGGCTATACTGCGGAAAATGGAAACAGATTTGTGACCCACGCCTTCCGTGGCCTGTTCTCCACCACGGCCTACAACATCCTCGGCGCGTCATCCCTGGCTGTGGAACTGCAACTCGCCCACGTCGAGCAAAACAAGGTCAAAGCGGCTTACCACAAGACAAGCATGCGTACCGCCTTGGCAGAGCGCCGGGCACTGCTCCAACAATATGCAGATTACCTGGATGAGTTGAGGGCGAAGGCTTAAAGAGTATGTAATGTTTGTTTAAGAACTATGCTATAGAGGTGATTATGCCAACACCAAAAGATCTTCTTGAAGAGCTTGAGCGCCTTGAAAATTCCATTCTTGAAAACATGCAACGCGCCATTCCTGAAGAAGAACAAGACAAGAGCCTATTTTTTATCGAACTCATCAGAACATATGACTACTGGTTTCTTCTAAATGATTTATTTCCTGAGGATAAACGACTATCCGCATGGGCTTTGCATGTAATGCAGTGTTCCTGGCCCCGTGTTGTCAAATCACTGTATGGATCTCTAAAAAAACTTAAAGGATTTCCAGCTGCTCAGTGGACTCCAATCCTTAAGCAATATGAAATGAATTACCTGCATGGTGCTGGCTATTCAGCGATATTGGACAGGTTTCAAGAGGAATATAAAGCTGGGCTACTTGATATCGTAAAAAATGAACAAAGTGAGTGGCATGTCAATGCACGCCCAGGAACAGAAATTCAATTTATGGACCAATATGATTTAAGTTATATGAATGATTTTTATTATAAACCATATGAATATAAAAAATCTTACTTTAAAAAATGGGCTCCACATGTAGAGGGCAGCATTGATGACCTGATTAAAGACTTTGAATACGGAGCTCTGCTGAGGCGAGATAGAATTTATAAAGATGCCAAGGCTCTTGCAGGTGAATTCAGAGAGGCGATATTTCCTTATCCCGTAAGATGGGGAAACATACTAGGCTACAATGCGTCTGACAATATTTGTTTAACAATGTTTGAACAGGCATATGATCAAGTCAGGAAATGGATGCATGATGCAGGTGTAGATAGTAATTGTATATTGTTTGACGATATAAGCGCGCTGGATTTATCAATTGTCGTTGCGCAATTAGTTGCAACACATATGATTCATTCTAGATTTATATTTTATGCAATGGAGAAAAAAGATTTCAGTATAGACATAGATTTCAGCATAACAATTTGGTCAATATCAGACGACATTATCAACGGGACAAGATTTCTATATGGTATTGAACCAAAAAAAATTCAAAAAATATTGAATATTATTACGCTAAATGATCGAACATACGATATCGTTGCAAATGGCAAAAACTTTGATATGCCGCTTCTAGTTGATATGGGAAATGGGCTATACATAAGACCAATATCATCATTAGGTAAAAATCCGTTTGGATTTATCAAACGAGTTTTGGCAAAGAATGAAGCGAAGGCATACAATCTACTGATTAAGCATCAGGAAAAAATGCTCCGGGACGATATTTACAGATTTTTTGGTGGAAACAGGTTTCAATGTCTTGATAGTAATATAAAGCTTAAAGCTCCATCTGGAAAAATACTGACAGATGTGGATGCTTCCATATTTGACGTTATAACAAATACTTTGGCTGTATTTCAGCTCAAATGGCAGGACTATAGAACGACTAGTGTTCAGGAACTGCGAAGCAAGGCAAAAAATCTATCAGAAGAAACAGACAAATGGGCATATAATGTTGAAAAGTGGTTCAAGACTGTGAGCTCTGAGCAGGCAACGCGTACGTTCAAGATAAAAAGCAAATCTGATTATGTAATAGTGTTATTTTTTGTTGTATCAAGAGAAGTATCTTATATAGAAGGGTATGGCTACTATCCCAAGCACCCATCTATCGCCATTGCAAATTATCCATATTTTTCGCGACTAAGAACAGAAATTGGACCTCATGCAAATACTTTTTTGCTCATGCATAAAGCAATCTCAGAAAAGCGTGCCGACATCAGCAAGATAAAAGCTGAGCCTGTATCATTTGAACTTGAAAATCATAAATTTATTTGTGATCGGTACTGGTTTAGCATGTCTAACCAGCATGAGAAGGGAGATGATGGCGACTTGCCGTCTTCATAGCGAGCTGAATATTTTTGAAGTTAATATTAAAAATCTGTCAACACTTTTTTGTCCACACAGTACAGCCCTGTGCAATGTAGTACCTTTTCAAACAACGCTTTTTTGAAGCCGATATAGTCCGCTAAAAAAGTCATGATACGTTTCCTGTAAGAGTCAAAGACCATTCAGGAGGTGTAACTATGACTACCATGACCACAGTCCCGACCGTCGGATTTCTCCGTCTTCCCCAAATCTTACAACTTGTCCCCATCAGCAAAAGCGCATGGTGGGAAGGCTGCAAAACTGGCCGCTTCCCCAAACCCGTCAAACTCGGCCCGCGCACAACTGCCTGGAAGGCGGAGGACATAGCGGAGTTGGTGAACATGCTAGGAAAGCAAGAAAAAACAAGCGATAAAGTGTAAGCATAAACAACAAAGCACAGGGATGACAGCCAGCACTGTGTCCCTGTGCTTTGTTGTTGCATTGTGTTGCCTTCAAAAATACAAAATTATAATAATACCTTTTGAGTTTATTACAAATTCAATGTCATCTACTAAGCATTGTTCACTGTCTTGTCTTGTAGTTGCACTAAAATTCTCTACCCAATAGTAATCCCCTCGCACTTTGCCTTCTCAAGTATTTCTACCAAAATACGGCATTGCTTTTCGGACGGAATCTTTGAAGGAAGCTGTGTCGCTACAGCAAGAATTCCGTATTCTTTCTCAGAAAGAAGCTTTTTTGCAGACAGCTCGTTCATGATACGCTGCCAGTGTGGTGCTGGAATGCTGACCACCAGCTTCTGTGCTGCTATTCCATCATCTACCAATTGTACCTTCACGGCATTCCGATTCTGTTCTTTTTCCTCTTCTCTGGAGACAAGCAGGCTCCGGAAATTTTCCGACTGTCTTGCTTCAAGGGTCGAAATGTCATCTTTCAGAGTACTCCAACAGATATCTTTCTTGAACCACTCCGAGTCTCGGGGAAGGTTATCCGAGGGCTGGGTTATGTGGTCATTGATAAAGGAAGCACACGCGGCGATTGCTTCTCGTAAGGCATCTGGGATATCCTGTTGAATCCAAACTAGGGCAAACGGGATGGCCTTTTTGTGGCGATGGGCAAGTTCTCCCAAGCAGGCAAGACTGTAATAAACAATATAGGAGCGTAGACTTCCGCCTGGCCTGTACCAGGGTTGGGCCGAAACAATGCGTTCTGTTTCACGAAATATTATGGCTCTGGCTACAATGCGTTTGAAATACTGCTCATTAAAATCCTCTGGCGATACATCCCATGTTTTTCCGATTCTGGTAGCATATTGAGCAAAGTTTTTTTGGCGTCCCTTGCTCACATACTTGGGGTGCTCATCCCAGACATTTTCATATTTTGCCAAATCTTCCTTGGTAAATAGCTGATTCTTCGGGAAAATTGCTTTAAACTTTCGCTGTTCTGCAAGAGTAAGCTTGCTTTGCGCTTCTGCGTATTGCCCACGTGCTCTTTCATAAAACCACCTGGTTTCTCTCTGGGCTCCGGAATGAGCCGGAGCCAATACCCGGCGTGAAAATTCCTCCATTCTGAGGTGGAATGGGGAATTGGAGAAGAAGTCTGCTGCTTTGACAGGGTTTTGCGTGTTGGCATATTCGGAAATTTTGGGGACGATTTCTTCGCTTTTTTCCGGATCAATAACTGACAGTTTCATCTGGACAAAGACCTGATCCAGAGATGCCTTGTCTTTTCTTTGCGTATGAAAAAGAGATGCTGTTGTCTGACCACCGTTCACGATCTGGAGGTCTCGTATCCTGGTTATGACAAGGCTTTCTTTTCCCTGATCGACATCAACCTCTTGAGCGGTTGCAGTTATCCCGTTGTTGTAAGCAAAAAACATGGTAGGCGAGTTGAGAATGGTTTCGCGAATGCCCTTGTTTACGTTACCCCGTGCCTGAAGGAATGTTCTGACGTTTTGCTCCAATAAACGGCTGTCATAGTCTCCATACAGTTTTGCAAGAACGTTTCCCGGCAGGGCCGCAAGGTAGGAACGGTAGTTGTCCGCTTGCAGGTCTACACGAAGACACGGGAGGCCATGTCCGAACATTTGCAGAAAATCGAGGTCCAGAGGCTCCTTACGACCGCGAGCACTGTATTGTCGGTAAAGGCGTGCCATGTCCCATACATGGTAAAAAATTGGTTTGTCGCAGACGACTTCAGACTCAAGCTCTTTTACTCGTTCACTGAGGGCTCGTTCGGATAACAAAAACAGATTGATTTTTCTGAGACTGCCCAATCGGTCTTCAATCTGTCTGGCTAAAGAATACTCTGGCGAAGTAACTTCTAGCTCTTGCCAAAGTCGCTTTTTGCCACTTGATTCGAAAAAATTGACAAGCCGGCGGAAAATGGCCGTTATATCTGTCTGGGTCAGGGAAAGTAGCTCCATCCTCGATTCATAGTCGGCAATAAAAAGAGACAGAGTTCCTTCCTCGTCAAACCAGTAGCCATCGACGCGCATCCCTCGCGGGGCCCGATAGTGACAAAATTCAACGTCTTCCACAAAGCCTGTTTCAGCCAGATCCTTGACGAAAAAATCGACAAACTCTTGCAAATGGAAGTTGTTGTTGGCGGCTCCACCAGCGAAAATTTCCTGTCTGAACTCATGAAAAAAGTCCTGTAGAGACATTTCCATCTAGAGCGCCTCCAAGAGAGTTTCAAAGGCACAGGAAAACGGTTCTATTTTTTCCAACTCAAGCTGGTATGATACTGATCTGACTCCGGCAGGTAACATGGAGCGAACCACCTTGGGGAAGTCTTTTTCGACAAGGTAGGCCTTCTTGTTAGTTGTTACCAATTTGGGGGTTTCATACTCGTGATGGGGGGCATACCCGTTTGCTGCAAGCTTGCTGTCAAAGCTTTCCAGGCTTTCTCTCTGTAACAGGTCACGAATATGTGTCACAAGCGCATTGAGCGACAAAGCTACATGGTTGTCCCGAGACTCTTGAAGAGTCAGAGTGAGAAGGTAGAGTTTTTCTTCAATAGACTCCAGTTGATCTTCGGAGGAAATCCGTACTGTGCTACGATCGGAGCTGGAGAGCGCTTTCACTTCAACGGCCCTTCCTGAATAGATAAAGTCTTGATGTACCCATTCCGGACCTGTCCACGCCATCACTGCTGAGGCAGGATTCAAACCGACCTCAAGCAGCTTGTTCAAAAAGACAAGTTCGGCAAAAAGGCCACGGTATTCCTGAATGGTTAAGAGTCGAGAATTTTGTCCGGACAAAAAGGTTCGCCATCGCTTCAAGTGCTGCATGGCCACAGAAATTGCTACATCCGGACGGTGCACTTCTATGAGGCTATGGAACAGGCTTTTGCACAAAGCATGAAAAAGATCGCAGTCAACTTGCCTGTCGAGAGTTAAGACCAACAATTGACAGTCCGTTGCAGGATCTTGGCGGAGGTCTGTGTCCACGCCTTTCACGGTAATCTTTTCTTGCACGAAAAGATTGCGGTGATCGCCTGTCAGTGAAATCAAAAAGAGAAGTTTTCCCTGAACATCCTTTCCCCAATAGGCAGGAATTACACTTCCATCAGGAATGAGTCTGACATTATAGTCTCTCTCCGGTGTTGCAATCTCGTCCCACGGTAAGGAATTACTCATCGAAATCCTCCTCGTCTTCCGGATTGTCCAATACACCCTGCATATTCTGAACCCAGACCCTGTTTGCAGCTATCTCAACGGTGTGCGAGTAGTCTCCAAAGGGGAAGCTGATACCAAATGCCGGTACGCGCCGATACGCAACATCCGGAAATTCCAGTATGTGCACCATCAGTAGCGGCTTGTTCCTCACTTCACGATAGTGCACGTCAGACGGTTTGCCACTCATTTTTTGATCTTGCTCATTGTATTCTTGGGCCAGCAAACGCGCTTTCTCTATCTGCTCTGGCGTAAGTCCCAGTTTTTCATCCCCACGGCTGGCAACTCGATTTTTGGCTGTTCGCCATGCCGTTCCTTCCCAAGGTTTTGCTGTACGCTTTTGAGCTCCCAGCTTGTATTGGCTTCCCTCTTCTCCATTATCTTTGAGAGAAACAAAAACTACATCGCCTTTGGGGTGCAGGTCGGAGATTTCATGCAGGTATAACGTTGCGGCATATTTGGCATCGGCCATGTCTGGATGGGCTTCAAATTTCTCCAGAAAATCTTCGATTACTGCAACATTAACATCCTTGGCCCACCATCCTTTCTCTGTCGGAACAATCTGAGCGGCAAGACCATTTGTCCAAAACTCTTCAATCAAATTTTCGTTTTTGATGTTTGTTCTGTTGTCCGTAGGCAAGATATAACTTTCAACAAGTCTGCCACTCAGATTTTGTCGAATTTTTATCTTGGCGGCACTTAGCATTTTGTTTGCTGCAGTGATCAAAAGCTTTTCCGGGTGAGTTTCCACGTAAAGGCCAAACTGACGAGGAGTAAGACCATCCCTACGCATCTTCCTTATCTGTTGCCGTAGTTCTTCTGTTTTTTCGGCAATATGCCCATACCAATCTATGGAATCTGGTGACAAATACACTCGGCACAGATCTTCATAGCCAGGCCGATAACCAAACCATCTCCCCATCTGCATCAATGTATCGTACATGCGCGTGTTTCGATACATATAGCTCATCCAAAGTCCTTCCAGAGTCAACCCTCGTGACAGGCTCAAGCCTCCAATGGCCACGGCTGTCAGTCCGTGCCCATCTTTTTCGTATTTCTTGTAATCGAGTACTTCATCGGACTTACTGTTTATAACAAAGAACTTCAAAGTATCGAATGCCGAAAGCAGGTTTGCTTTTACATCATCCCAGTCTACGCCGCATTCTATAAACTCAGAATCATAAGCTTCACGTAATGCCTGCATGTATTTATTTCTTGATGAGATATCTTCCGGCATTGCATAGTTTGCTTTTACTGCTTCTCTTAGCTTTTTTTCGTGAAGCGCAAGAATATTTTTAACCGTCCGCTGGACGGCAACAAACCTGGACACATTGACTAGCATGGAGCAATGTTTGTTGTTTTGTCCTCGGCAGTTTCTGATAGTTTTGCCAACAATGAATTGGTTGAATGCCTTGTACAGGCTTGGCGGAAGCTCTGTAAGCGGGATATCTTTTTTATGTGTCAGCGGCAGGTAGTCTTCACAATCTCGAATCTCGCGCAATATTTTACTACTGCTTTCGTCTTCAAGGAAAACCTTGTCGGGACCAAAATAGGTGTTGGGAGCATCCAGAGAATAGATAAAATCTTTCGGGAACAGTTCTTCCCGAACATCCTGGTCGTACGCCTCCGGGTTGATAAAAATATTGGCAAAAGGAGTTGCGGTGTATCCTACATAACAGGATTTGGCGAAAAGATTCAAAATTTGACGTAACCACGCGTTTGTTTTTGTTGGATCAAGCTCCGGCTTGTTTGTGTTGATCGAAGCATTGTCCGCCTCGTCGTCGATCATCAACATCGGGACATCGGTTATCTGCCCATTTTTCGAATTCAGCTCTTTCAGCCATTTGTGCAGTGCCTGGAGTGTAGTTACGTTCTTTTTGATCACCAGAACAATGGGCTTGCTGAAGTCATTCAGTTTCCAGCCACTTTTCTCGGCAGTATTCTTGTTGAAGTCTTCGTTGATGTTGGTAAGCGTGGCCGGGTGGGGGAAGTCGGAAGAAAATCTGCCTACGCCAACAATGACTCGGTTGCCAGGGTCGCTGGACCGCCCGATAAACCCTTCGTCCATCCGTTCCTGGGTTTGCTTGCGCAAATTGTTATGGATACCGGCAATAACAATAATAAATTTGTAACCTGCATCGGCAGCTCTGGCCACCAGCCCCATGTAGTTTGCGGTTTTTCCCGACTGGACGTGTCCTATAACTAGGCCCCGGCGGTCCCATGCCCCTTCACTCAAGGGATCTTGCAGATGACCAAGGATGCGTCCGCCAGTATCACTCAGGGCTTGTACGACCTGTGGTGCCCAGCCCTCCTGGCGTAAATATTTTTCATAGGCTTCGGAATATATCCAGGAGATGCTTCTTTTCAGCATCCATTCTTCGTCATGAGGAGTCTCTGTATCTACAATGGAGACGCCCTGTCCCATACGCGAGTCGATTGCCACTAGCGCCTGTTCCACAACGTTTGCAATGTCTCCAACAAAACCGGAAAGTTGAGCAAGTATTTTGGCTTTTTCTTCTACCTCCTCCCTTGTGGGGGGAGGCGTTTTGTCTCCAAGAAGAGAGATAAGAGAACTGGCGAGTTGTTTTTCTTTTTCCAATGCCGAATTACTCATAACACCCCTCCCGGATGTATTTTTCAACAAGATCCGTTCTGCCATCCACCAGACGCAAAGACTGGACAACCTCCAGGAACTTTTCTCGCTCCAGTGGATCCGTTCCAAAAAGAGCAAAATGTACTTCCTTCAGCTTGGCCAAGCTCTCTTCATCAGACAAAGAACTCATATCCAGTTTTCTTGGATGCATGGAGAAATCGGAATAGATCATTTCTACAGGGACAGAAGACCCCACTGCTTCCAACAAAACTTCCAATATTCTGTTTTCGGCATCCGAAAATTTTGACTTCAAGGTTGCGATAAGGGCATGATCTCTATTCAGGGCATAGCGGATGGAGCCGTTTTGTTCTGCGAATCTCTCCCAGATGGGAGCTTTGGTTTCGCTGAACAGCTTTTGTCCTCGCCCACGATGTATTCTTGTGCTGCTTTCGGAAATTTGGGGAAGTATTTGCCTCAAGCGCTCACGCACAAGGTATGGCGGCCTTACGGTTGATTTTTTGATATCTATGGTCCAGGCGTCATCCAGAGTGTTGGAAAAATCGATCTGAACTCTGGCCAATTTGCTTGTTTCGCCTTTGGGAATAAGGCGAAACCAATCACCCCATGCCATCAGCCGTCCGTTTCTGTAAACGTAAGCTCCCTGATTGGAGAGAAATTCACTACGGCTTTGGTAGTAAGCTTCTTCACGTGCTGACAGGCGAGAATGATGAGGGAGGATATAAGCTTGAAGATATACTTCTTCGGCTCCAAGGTGAACGGTTTCCGGGGGAAGAAGTTGTGAACCGCTTTTTCTGCAAAAAGGGTCAAAGCCTTCGACGGGATGCCCGTTGATGCTTAGTGAGAGGCGCTTTCTTCCTCTTATTTCACCATCAAGGAAACGGTGAAATACGAGAGCCAGGTGCTTTTCCAGGATATCGAGCTTTTCATTAACCACTTCATCGTGATTATCTTTTTGGCTTTCATCAAAAAGTCGATCCAGCTTTCTCCATAACACTAAGGTTCCATTGCTGCCCAACTGGTTGATGAAAGGGACATCTGCAATGTCTGTTTCTTCGAGTACGGATATCAGCCAATCGTCAGTTTCTTTGACAAGGTCGAGATCCCATTCGGCTCCACACCATTGGCCATCCTGGACACTGACAACAGTAAGTTTGAGACATTGAGAAAAAGAGGCCGTTTTGAGGCCAAGGCCAAACCTGCCAAGGTCCATCTTATTTCTTTTTTGTTCCGGCCCAAGAGCGCCATGTCTCATCGCAACAAGCAGATCCTCTTCGTTCATACCACAACCATTGTCCCAGATAGCAAGAATGGGGATATCCGAGGACACGTCACAGATAATACCCACTTCGGTGGCTTCGGCAGAAATACTGTTGTCCACAATATCTGCTACAGCAGTTTCAAGCGAATACCCGAGATCGCGCAATGACGTCGACATGGAGTGCGCACTGGGAGGAAGTGGATGCATTCTGGCCATTGGACAACGCTCCGTACTAATTAGAGATTGCCTCCGGAGAGGGGGTGGAGATTATGCTAATAATTCCCCGCTCCATGAGTAAATTTCAATACTGCCCATACCTTTTCAGCTATTTGACGCGCCAGCAACGGGGGGACAGCGTTCCCGACCTGTACGTATTGTGCTGTCCGTGGGCCTTCAAAAAAATAATTGTCGGGAAACGTTTGAAGCCGTGCTGCTTCACGTACCGTCAGGCTGCGGCATTGCGTCGGGTCCGGATGGATAAACGAATGTCCGTCTTTGGCCAGATGGCTTGTAATAGTTGTCGAGGGGCGAGCTTCCAATTGGGCTTTGAACCTGTCATCAAAATGCCCGCTGTCCCAATTGGCATGCTCCGGAGGCAAGCCAGGGAAATCGAAGTCTTTGGCGGCAAGAGGATTTTTACCTTTGGCACGCGCAAAGGCCGCCACATATGCATACCTCCGCAAATCGCTGGCCAT
Protein-coding regions in this window:
- a CDS encoding helix-turn-helix transcriptional regulator; its protein translation is MTTMTTVPTVGFLRLPQILQLVPISKSAWWEGCKTGRFPKPVKLGPRTTAWKAEDIAELVNMLGKQEKTSDKV
- a CDS encoding PD-(D/E)XK motif protein, with amino-acid sequence MSNSLPWDEIATPERDYNVRLIPDGSVIPAYWGKDVQGKLLFLISLTGDHRNLFVQEKITVKGVDTDLRQDPATDCQLLVLTLDRQVDCDLFHALCKSLFHSLIEVHRPDVAISVAMQHLKRWRTFLSGQNSRLLTIQEYRGLFAELVFLNKLLEVGLNPASAVMAWTGPEWVHQDFIYSGRAVEVKALSSSDRSTVRISSEDQLESIEEKLYLLTLTLQESRDNHVALSLNALVTHIRDLLQRESLESFDSKLAANGYAPHHEYETPKLVTTNKKAYLVEKDFPKVVRSMLPAGVRSVSYQLELEKIEPFSCAFETLLEAL
- a CDS encoding AIPR family protein, with product MEMSLQDFFHEFRQEIFAGGAANNNFHLQEFVDFFVKDLAETGFVEDVEFCHYRAPRGMRVDGYWFDEEGTLSLFIADYESRMELLSLTQTDITAIFRRLVNFFESSGKKRLWQELEVTSPEYSLARQIEDRLGSLRKINLFLLSERALSERVKELESEVVCDKPIFYHVWDMARLYRQYSARGRKEPLDLDFLQMFGHGLPCLRVDLQADNYRSYLAALPGNVLAKLYGDYDSRLLEQNVRTFLQARGNVNKGIRETILNSPTMFFAYNNGITATAQEVDVDQGKESLVITRIRDLQIVNGGQTTASLFHTQRKDKASLDQVFVQMKLSVIDPEKSEEIVPKISEYANTQNPVKAADFFSNSPFHLRMEEFSRRVLAPAHSGAQRETRWFYERARGQYAEAQSKLTLAEQRKFKAIFPKNQLFTKEDLAKYENVWDEHPKYVSKGRQKNFAQYATRIGKTWDVSPEDFNEQYFKRIVARAIIFRETERIVSAQPWYRPGGSLRSYIVYYSLACLGELAHRHKKAIPFALVWIQQDIPDALREAIAACASFINDHITQPSDNLPRDSEWFKKDICWSTLKDDISTLEARQSENFRSLLVSREEEKEQNRNAVKVQLVDDGIAAQKLVVSIPAPHWQRIMNELSAKKLLSEKEYGILAVATQLPSKIPSEKQCRILVEILEKAKCEGITIG
- a CDS encoding tyrosine-type recombinase/integrase yields the protein MKTITPSTRRSTPIVSHTFLTNLKATGEVQRVPVGESLYLQISAKGKKTWYLRYDTLTPDGKRKQNIVSLGQFPKMGIKEARAEAESRRDLSKEENANLVQVRKEELIRKAQASVVHTFQNVAESWLNLKMAEWEGRSGKQNRGRLAANVYPVIGDLSIDKITVNDIEHALKHVISRGSLEVARRVHTLIVSVFKYALAKGLIQNPDIIVRLSWYKEQMPKRKKKSLYSEELGPEDVGQLLRSLEEHRTRWTIPVATAMQLAPYCAVRPSELLEAKWSEFNLDAAEWVIPAERMKKGLPHLVPLPRQAVALFKKMYAFSGQQELVFPSTSTKGKGKAVSSMALIQAFRKMGYTAENGNRFVTHAFRGLFSTTAYNILGASSLAVELQLAHVEQNKVKAAYHKTSMRTALAERRALLQQYADYLDELRAKA
- a CDS encoding nicotinate-nicotinamide nucleotide adenylyltransferase; the protein is MTANLGSHETAAGSGSDGSGSGAAAPHATVSGGAVSRVGAGPRGRAILGGSFNPPHVGHLRLAIEAAEALTPLVTGVDLVPCAVPPHKTMTGMLPFDLRARMVEASITDLPFLRCNRLEGQRQGPSYTWDTLLAYREVEPQTELYFILGSPDFALLPTWHRGLELPGLCNFVVVPRDGQAARDVIATAQRLWPEARERAPLVGDGPCMGLPGGGLAHFLPLPWLDVSASRLRSLWLAGRRVDFLLPRAAFEILKQSEKTVQAHWRQTEPTC
- a CDS encoding tetratricopeptide repeat protein produces the protein MLTTAPKDIRENVARALGYLRKDEVERSLLVMCEALRRMAEVKMLRSARTELDSQVNDFLSTLVHHPCMQPLLDPARTGNPKNIPFQQGKEAALATVMDGLAKILQKESENCVQAEATARRARKKHLIDTGLQFIREGQTAKGRAFLKRVIEEFRQEDGIRVQVAQIFAAAGLHQEAAETYEEAIAKQQRDPAAYTGAVASWMELLEYEKAEAVYRAVLRTFGGHPSTYGKMAKLYLVWHKRQKAEEMALRALHDDPEQADALEVMTALERR